Within Plodia interpunctella isolate USDA-ARS_2022_Savannah chromosome 17, ilPloInte3.2, whole genome shotgun sequence, the genomic segment TTGAATTTATcaagtatttgttatttaaataaataaataaaaataaatatattaggacaaatcacacagattgagctagccccaaagtaagttcgagacttgtgttatgggatactaactcaacgatactatattttataataaatacatatataaataaacatccaagacccgggccaatcagaaaaagatcattttccatcatgacccgaccgggaatcgaacccgggacctctcggttcagtggcaagaatcttaccactgcgccaccgaggttgtcgaGGTTGTTGTATTTTCGTGGAATATCATGGACACTCATGGACATAAGATTCTTGCTtggtatgtaaatataaaatcaaaatgtttgCATTTGTTCTAGGAGACTAATCATATTATACTAATCAAATTATATGTTAGATTTTCGAAGTGTCTCcttctcttatctgagcattttctcTGGTTGCTTTTGTACACATTGCACGATCATTagcattaattattattcaacCATTATTATTCTTGatgccagcacttcttggcgGAAAGGGCATTAGTTTCCTTCGTAATTATCTCGTAAGTTTTTCAAAATAGTTAATATATCGTAAAAATCGTAGACAATATCTAGTCAGTGACGAGAAAGAGAAagttaacttacataaaatagcCGTGGAGGTTCCTACCGCATATGGAGTGCCATGTCTTGCAGTCAACTTCTCAGCTCCACGTATAGCGATTTCGTACTGTTAATAAAGAACATAAATAGTTAAAGTTATATCACAAAATGTACTTCTCGTCTAAGAAGGTCTAGCGAACGAGAAATTGAAGACAATTCTCACCATGTCACCATAGTTTTCAGCCTCCAAAACGCCGAAGTCGCTGACATGGCTGTAAGGCACCAAGATCATTTGAGAATATGAGTGGAAGGCAAAGTAGTAGATGACGTTGCCGGTGGCTTTCAACTGGTTGACGTATCTGATTATGGCTTGAGCTTCTAATTCTGATGAGGCACTGGGTCCGGCATAGGTTTCAGCACATGGGTTATTTGAGGCACCAATAGctgtaaaaattgtaatgtgaCATCACTATTACaattgttaatttgttatgAAGTATTTTAACTGCGGTGTAACTAATTGAAGTGGCCACCGCAGTATATGGACATCTGAAGCGTCAGGGGTGACGGTGGTTCCACATCGCCGATGGCTGGCATCATTGCCAATTTTTAACGGGATATCTTAAACAGTCTAATACTTACAAGAGCCACATTCTTCTATCTCTTTATTCTCTTCTTTCTTTGCCTGTCTTTGAAAAAAAGCCTGCGTCGAAGTTTGTTGTGCAaattcttcacctgcgctttggatattggcagtagacttaatttattttttgacaaaaacaagtgaataatataaatcgaaCACGTGTATATCCTGTAATCATCCTACGTTGGATAagaaatttagaattttaaatattttttgaaatataactCGAAAAGCTGATGAGGTGATTAGACGTTTCCTCTTCAAAATGCTCAAAAAATTTGTTAATCTACGCATGATGCGCCTTTAGACACTAGGAGGTACTACAGTTGCAGTTGAAGCTACTTCGATATAATTTACGATTATCTTTCACTTACACATCCATACAAAGTCGAAGTTCCTGTTGAGATCGATGCCGTTGCCAATATCTGCGTTGGCGCAGGTCGACACGTAGTTTGTTGGGTTACGATTCTTTCTCCACATTCGattctaaaacaaaatcaaattattttgttgagtCATTTAACggcataatattaaatagatcTGTCAGTCAGTCTCGTCAGCAGCATATTAACCTACCCTTCCTTGCAAACTCGCAAATTCCTTGAAAACTCGCCGCTATCACctcgccatagaggttcatgcagggtaaattgatgtgctgttgactgtacatattcAGAACttgagaatatatttttaagacagATTTTGACATCGATTTTTTTGATACCGACTCAGTTTTATCATCATGTGATACACAAAATTTGTacagtgtaaataaattactctgtacagataggtattttaaaaagtattacatatatattagcgggccgccccggcttcgctcgtaaaatactataattaaaCATAGCCTTTGTTACTCCTGAATCTTACGTCTATATATGTGCATAATAATCGGCCCTATAGTTTTTCAGTTCTGTATtcattaaacatataaatacaaatctttattctttatacaaaatttgtgcagtataaagaaattactcagtatttataggtatttagaaCGCATTATGCATAGGTATAAGCATGGATTAGTTtgcaaagatattttattcattggaATTTATAGCGAAAGATcaacaaagtttaaaatcaaGATTAAATTTAGTGACTTGGTACAATTTATCGCAGATAATTAAGAATTCGTCGAGGATTTAgataattgattattattgtaatatgaataacattaaatacaataaagggCTTAAATTGTAGATAGATGTCTGACATTGACAAGTACTATTGATCCATAAGTATTAGGCAAgattttaattctaaattctattacattattattacactacTATTACACTACTATTACACTACTATTACACTACTATTACACTACTATTACACTACTAGTACACTACTAGTACACTACTATTACACTACTATTACACTACTATAACACTACTATTACACTACTTTTACACTACTAGTACACTACTATTACACTACTATTACACTACTATTACACTACTAGTACACTACTATTACACTACTAGTACACTACTATTACACTACTATTGTAGATACagccaacagcacatcaacctacccaaattcattgcatacTCGTCTCTATTGccacgccatagaggttcatgcagggtaacttgatgtgctgttgactgtgtaggaaatttaattgttacttGAAGATGATTCAATAATATTtgggttttatattttacgatgAGATTGACACCTCGTATGCGCGATCACCACCAccgtcgtcgaacagtttgccaaactacggcgaattcggtatacattgtagtttttttattgcggcaaataaaagcactcatattTACCACGCAATGTTGTGTCTGaattcggcgacagtgtggagctaccataatatttgtttgttcttgTCTTGCCTTGTGACCTATATATCAATACCAAGTAAAGGTAGTTTTACTCGTGCAtaattagataatataaaGATAGTTTTGCTAACATTTAAGGAGGGTTGCACCgcaaactttgacattaactgtAACATGCGAAGAAAAACGCCATTTTGTAACACCAGCGCGCCGTGTACAATTAACGTCAAAtgtgacggtgcaactcaccattataaataacaatattattattttatttatttaataaattatgcgatggtattaagtattaaatattaaggTTTGACTTTAATGTCATTCATACAAGTCAAAGATCATTTTGCGTAATATTAACAtacactgtattttttttttctccatgATGTCTGTAACTAATGGCCATGAACAATGACTtcgtaattatgtaaattttaaatacttggacaaaaataaaagtacctacctataaaaCCTTATAGGTAAATAGCGTAAACACTTTCTATTCTGTcacttgtaataattttgcatatacttttaagtatgcaaaattatattacaagtgACCTACTAAAACTACCTATTGAAACTACGAGGTTGGTCGATCtttttgtataatgttttCTGTTTGCTCGCTCAGTAgtatatgaaaaatttttaggcaataaaatttttatctattatgcAGTCAACTAGAGGCATAAGcattactttttaatgtttttaacatattttttttaatttaaacgtcatattatatcaaaatattttcctcaAGCCCATTTGATTTCAAAGCTACTGATCGCTGCCACACGACGGGAATAGCgcataaaatctatatatttttatttataaataaaaaatacaaagccAATGAgatatgtacttacattagTAAAAGTATAGACATATCCATCTGGATTGACAACGGGGAAAATATGCCATACGAAGGTTTCAGCCAGAAACCTGACATCTGCGTCGTCGCTGGTCAAAAACTCTTTAATAATCCACGTAACAGTTGCTGGTGATATCCATTCCCTTGCGTGTATTCCACCTTCAATCATACCAACTAGAGGAGTGCCCTCGCGATCGCTATTTTTGAAGTCAATAAGAACTCCTTTAATCGGCCTTGACTCGTATGATTGTCCTATAGTAACAGTAGTGACCACTCCAGGATATAAGTCGGCTAATTCGTCGAGCCACGCATGGATTTCGTCTAAATTGTGATATTTGTTCCATGAAAATGATCCGAGTGTTTCTGATCTCCCATCAGCTGGTATCATTTGAGCATCAATGAGTCtgaaaaaatagatatatttattatttgactggacctatacatatattctatactctacaattattataaagaggtaagcgtttgtgactttgtggctttgttagtttgtatgtttgaggcaggtaatTTCTtaactatcgaaccgatttcaaaaattctttcaccattagaaaggtacattatccaacattgctatagcctatattttatctcaaaattcccacgggagcgaagccccgggcaacatctaatacatatattaaaactgtaagtgggctatgtttgttcgcgcaaaacataaaaactatacgatggaatttgatgctgTTTTATCAGTTGTATAGCGTAtaatctaacttaaaatcttttataagtttcatcgcgatatgTTGTGCGATATCAAATTagtttgtcattttatttttaggcgtGTGGAATAGGATCACTCTCGTCGATGACGCACGAGGCGACTATGcttaatagaaataaagaaaatgaaaattccTTGACAATGAATAGattacaatagcattccctaAAAGGGTTGTCGTCAGGCGGTTCGTTATATGAAATCATCGATCGAAATCCTATCTTCATAACTTAAGGTTAATTTTTACGCGGACACATCTACCTAATAATCGTATAAGGAAATTTCCtagtgtgaaaataaatatattttggtacagtcaacagtacatcaaattaccctgcatgaacctctatggcgcggtaatagcggcgagtttgcaatgaatttgggtaggttgatgtgctgttgactgtacgtattAAAACTGGTgttgtattattaattgtaGCTCGTAAGTATAAAAGTTATACCCAGGATATATTTCTCAAACATAAAAGATGTTTTGAAGTTTTTACTAAGTATTTCAAAGTTATTGAATAAAGATCCACTTGtaagcattattataatgcCTCTAcagtatctatttaaaatatctccCATCAAAATTCgctgcatagttttaaagatctaaggaTAAATAGGGACAGATAAACCGCGGGAAGCGGCTTTGTCTTTACTATGTAGTTATTATACAGgtatattgtaaattacttGCTTTTCCCCCGGCTACActcatttaaatttcagtatagtatagtatagctGGCGgctagatgggtcgacgatgtaaaggaaattgctggcaacaactggatagggatggcccaggacagagatgcttggcggagacggaaggaggcctatacccagcagtgggacacggagggctgcagatgatgatggtatagtagttttcattgacaaCTTGCTTCcaatgaaggaaaatatcgacACGCGTACACGAGTCGATGATGATTTATCAGCTATATAGTGtgagaaatatacaaaacatcGCGTGTTCATGGTTCTATTCGGACCTGTGATGCCACGAAGCCCGTCACGTGGTCcgtgtaaaaagtaaaacttatAGAAGATTTAGTTATGATTTAACAACAATACGCCATACGCCGACGTCAACACCCCTTGAGATTTCCGTTGCTACCTATCAGATACCAAGACTGTGTGTCGTCTCCTCgcaaacaaatgaaaatgttttacttaatttacataaatcaatACTTACTCTTGTACATTTGCAACAGTTATTTCAGGTTGCATGCCGACAGTTCTGGTATAGTTTACAAAAACCTTCTCCTGCGCAGGGGAAACCATTATTCTGACGTCGTTATCCACTTCAAAGATGTCCGTCCAGAAATCGTAGCCATCTTTTTTTAGATCGTTCAATTGTTGCACTTGTACTTCATTCTTAGGAACTACTTTGTACACTTTGTAGTCGTTAAAAGTCTGCTTAGCGCCACTAAGTGCTATAACAGCTAATAATACAACCACTATATTCATATTGCTACGTGTGCCTCttattgttacctatttaaaaGTGACACATTTGTACGAATTTTATCGATAATTACTGATTATAGATTCCTCATTGCTAACGCGATAAGGTTTATAGAtgttgataatataatttatcatattttagaatgattatagtatatatacgTATGAGTGTTTGTATTTCCATCGTGCCAAAACTGCTTGACACAATTTAGTGAATGTGATTTACGTGTAGATGtgataaagtaaaacattttatcattAGCGACTTACATAGCTCGATAGATCAATCtttattttcacatataatttttgttcttcatagtttaatttatatgtcaAACCGTGTTTTACGTAACGATTAATTTGttacataatttgtattagattgaaactacaaaattatcaatacatacattttgttcgataaaattttataacaatatattctgaatgtatttttatagcctataaaaataaattcaacttTTGTGTTAagacgttgattttaaatgtattgattGTTAGAAAAATAGTTCTTTTCTTTATTACACATTTCATTGGGATAAAGGTACAACATACAAATTGAAACacctaattaagtaatttataaagtaatttaattattcatttgaTTAGATTAGATTAATCTAAACCTCTAAGTGCTGTCTTGATGTCTGTAGGCTGTATGCCGGAGACCATGTGAAGCAGAGGAGAAGTATGCAAACGTTTACGGTATTTACTGATACGAGTACTCTATGGTGGAGAAAACTTTCTGAAAAACTATTAGGATTTCGTGAGAAATACTAGGCATTCGCGGAAGATCAGCGTCGTGGTTTACGCCATGACATCGTGCTGAACGAAGACAATTTTAGTACGTTACCTCTTTCAATTATATGTTCAGTGATGTCTGTCGTGgcttttgtacaaaataaaggttttttctttctttttttctattttatttacctacctatgtaaaggtatgtttcaataaaaattggtTAAAACTGATTTGTCTCCGGGttatcaaaatgtattctaCTACAGGTCAAGACGAGGAAGATAATATCCGATATACGAGCAAGTATTCGTTGTTAAATTGATTTACAtgtacataaacattttaaacaacTATATTAAGTAatgcataaataattttatttttagtttacataattattgattgattattgaatttctcaaatttattcatcattaagtcatgatggaaaatgatcttttcctgattggcccgggtcttggatgtttatctatatatgtatttgttataaaatatagtatcgttgagttagtatcccataacacaagtctcgaacttactttgggactagctcaatctgtgtgatttgtcctaatatatatttatttatttattaagttaaagCCATTAAGTTTTGtagaaacataattattttgtttactagtgactttcataatttttataatcgcATAGTAAAGTTGTtctaattatcatttttttgacattttcgaagctttatatatatttttttagaacacGCATAAACAATTTTTGGCACAACTTACAaaccacaaaaaatatcaatcacTTCACGATAAAAATCTCATACGAAACATATCATTTTTaacactgtttttttttttatttatttttaaatttccactAAAAATCACTTCATAATTGTTGATTTATGTCCAAAAAAGAACACAGCACTTGTACATAACAATTCATAACTCTCTCACTACTACACACACAGTGCCCTACAACTAAACCAATTTTGTTATCACTATCAGCATTCCATATATCAACTTATCGATTACTGCTTGcaaatattagttatatgATAGTATATTTAACACCACACTTCTATAGTGCATTGTCACATTCGTTAACCTTGTTTAAACCTAGACATACGTGTTTAGTTACCTATTCTGATAGTAAACTAAAAGTGTGCGTTTACAAATGACTCTATTCtaaaactaagtaaatatatacaatgttGTGTATtgaatatgatattatataatttcttaaagCAACCTTCAACCTTCAGCACGATATGGAAAAAACTgcaattaatgtaaattttaagttagcATATTCCatcttacttatttatataatttaagatgttattaacattttgaaaagtaggaaaacggaAACTGGcttccgacgctcaacggctgagaatGATAACGGCAAAATACTCAgatgagatatttttaattcagtcAATGAATaggagaaaatataattttcctcGGCTACAAGTTTGCTATGAGATGGTTATTAAGAACTATAttacatccatactaatattatagatgcgaaagtctgtctgatCTGAAAGCAGATCAGACCGCTAAACCGCTAGAcccattttgatgaaatttggtatgcatgtagtgaAAGATCCCCGTATAACGTAGGCcgtgactataatgggggggtgaaagtttgtatgaaaatcatgtctgtttcgctttcacagagaaattcacgcgggcgaagccgcgcagttagaaatatatagattcaaaataagttctaagaatataaaacacttttttgACACAATCTCCAAGATAATACATTTAGTGGGATTCATATATATGGTTAtagaaaagtaaatttgtgTCCAAATGCtttcattaaaacaataataatcgcaaaagaaacttaaataaataatcataacacttaaaaacatttattaaaacaacatCCCTAACACAATACAAATAGTGAATAATACATTAACGTGAACAATACTAGCTGAGGACATGAGCCAAACATTGTAACCCATGCCTTTGGCATTCTTATTCATTTCAACGAGAAAATCCATGGTTTCCAAACCTGTGGGGATGATCTGCTGTGGGGGCAGAAGGAAGCCGTATTCGCCCAAATCTCTAAGCTCGAGAAGGTAAGCGATTGGTACTTGCGTCGTGTATTTCACCCAATCGAAACTTGTGCCACTCATTGCATctgtaaaatatgaaatgaacCGTTAACATAAGTCAATATTTTCGTTGACATAATAGTTAACATAACATTATCAGCCATTTTAAAGTGGTTCTCGTGAGTTTCGATCTTTGCatccgcgctgtcattacgttCCGTCGATTTCCTTGAGGAACGAATCATTTACAAAATGACATAACCATAGtacagtttaattattttaaagtcagtaaaactaattcttgtctttgttaaattttgaaaaattgtatgacagcgcggccgcagctgTCCGAAACGCTCCGAGAACAACCTAAAATGTCTGTTGATGAATAGTGTTCCCACTGCTTGCGATGGAAGAATACTGAGGATGGGCTGACACCCTACGTGGGCCTTAATGAAATTTACCGAATAGACGAATAGAGAAAGCACCTAcaattttggtcacccatcctgTGAGTGACCATTATGCATAAcaacacaatacaataatattttattgcacaaattagttacatagtatacataagtataaaatgtattatcacaCATAGCGTGACATGATGATTTAGATATATTGTGCAAAAGGAGGCCTTATCGCTGtgagcaatttcttccagatAACCTTTTTGGAAATTGCTAAACGAGGAAATATTCACACACACTCAACTACTACGACTCTTTTTCTGATATAAGCATTTTCCTGGTTGCCTCCGCAGCCATTGTGCGTCGGAGTCCCGGgtctgctttcctactttttcgtctccacttcgcacggtcggcATTCTTAGTACTCGGTAAGCATAATCGCTATCACATCGTCGAAAGAACTATGATGCCTTCAAAATCGTCAAGgtatatttcaattcaatgtTTCTGAAACATAAGTAGGCACTCATTCTTCAGAAACattgtttttagaaaaattataaatatacttacacatCACATCCATGGAGACGCCAACCCGATAATTAGTACCAAATCTGTTTTGTATTCTATCAGCGCCTCTTATTCCAATTTCGTACTGAAATTATGAGACTGACAAattaatgtgatatttttatttttggcattattataataattatttttatgggaACTAGATAAcagtctaaataaaattattcttctccataatttatttatttctttaaactttattttatagaaagaaataaaagtacaaaaattaaaagcgTTATCTAATAGTCTACTACCAGAGGATAACACAGcatgttacaaaatgttatctaACACTTTTTGTCTCTTTTCCTAAACACATTCTTGATAAAAGAGTGTCAAAGACAGaaagttttatatacaattttgtaacatgCGGTGTGGGAGCACCTATacagaaaatgaaaaagtttgtccttatataaatgcatataaataaaccaatacattattatcatcaattCAGTCTGTCAACTGGATTTTTTTGGCTAAGGTTTCCCAGCAGTGGATCACTAcaggaatataaaaaaatacataccatATCTGCATAGTTAGTCGCCATCAAAGCATTAAATCCATTAATGTGACTGTAGGGAAGGATTACGAGTTGTGTGTATGAATGGAATGCAAGATAATAAGCAATGTTTGCCCTCTCGTTCACATTTCGTACATATTGCGCTATAGCCCTTGTTTCGGGTTCAGAGAACGCTGTTGGACCTGGATACGTATTACTGCAGGGATCAGGGGAGGTGCCAGCCGCtgcagaataaaataaaacaccctttaaaattgtttgtagaaaatactgtttgaatgagattctttcaatcaaaatcaaatcaaaatcaaattatttattcagaaattaggccttcacaggcactttttcacgtcatattctaaattaaatgatgtttaccaaagctacaaactactagcatttcggaacgaccactgctgagaagaaatgccgaaagaaactcattcatacagtgttggtccctattatgccagaagggcttaccattttttaaatataaatttatgtataattattttatttcgcctttgggcatttcttctcagcagtgctCGTTCCGATATGCTAGTACTAGcttttatcaattaatttagaaaatgacgtgaaaaagtgccggTGAAACActaatttccgaataaatgattt encodes:
- the LOC128677131 gene encoding zinc carboxypeptidase-like, which encodes MNIVVVLLAVIALSGAKQTFNDYKVYKVVPKNEVQVQQLNDLKKDGYDFWTDIFEVDNDVRIMVSPAQEKVFVNYTRTVGMQPEITVANVQELIDAQMIPADGRSETLGSFSWNKYHNLDEIHAWLDELADLYPGVVTTVTIGQSYESRPIKGVLIDFKNSDREGTPLVGMIEGGIHAREWISPATVTWIIKEFLTSDDADVRFLAETFVWHIFPVVNPDGYVYTFTNNRMWRKNRNPTNYVSTCANADIGNGIDLNRNFDFVWMSIGASNNPCAETYAGPSASSELEAQAIIRYVNQLKATGNVIYYFAFHSYSQMILVPYSHVSDFGVLEAENYGDMYEIAIRGAEKLTARHGTPYAVGTSTAILYAVSGSSFDWAKGVANFPIVYLFELRDVGNFGFLLPTSQIIPNNEEIMDCLIEMDKTTRQLRYYSGTVVIYRSIMSVITSLVFLAVFK